AGACGCTCAGCGAGTGCGCGATCCGCGAGGTGTTCGAGGAGACCGGCCTCGTCGTGCACGGGGTCACCCCCTTCGCGCTGTACTCCGGGGAGCAGCTGGCCACCAGCGCCTGGGGCCAGCCCTACCAGCACGTGACGCTCGCCTGCCGGGCCGACTCCTGGTCCGGCGAGCTGCTCCGGGAGACCGACGAGACGGTCGACGCCGCGTTCTACCCGGTCGACGCGCTGCCCGAGACGGCCGGTCCGAACACCCGGCGCACCCTCGCCGACCTGGCCCGCTTCGAGGCCGGCGACCCGTTCGTGCTGGCATGAGCGAGGTCGTCGCGGCCGCCTGGGTCTGGGTGCGCAAACGTCAGGTGCTGGTGGTCCGGGCGCACGGCTCGGACGCGTTCTACCTG
Above is a genomic segment from Actinoplanes ianthinogenes containing:
- a CDS encoding NUDIX domain-containing protein — its product is MTVGARAVLRDPEGRVLLIQRSDNGRWALPAGTMELRQTLSECAIREVFEETGLVVHGVTPFALYSGEQLATSAWGQPYQHVTLACRADSWSGELLRETDETVDAAFYPVDALPETAGPNTRRTLADLARFEAGDPFVLA